The sequence TGGCGCAGCAGATCGGCGGTGATGCCGACCTTAAGCTCAATGGTCGCCTGCGGGTGGCTAACGCGAAAGCGCTGTAGCGCCTGGGGCAGCCAGGCGGCGGCAAAGTCTTCCGACGCGCCGACCCGCAGGCGTCCACGCAGCGGCGCGCCGCGCAGTTTCGCCCGGGCCTCGCATTCCAGATCCAGGATATTGCGGCCGTAGGTGCATAAGGTTTCGCCGGCCAGGGTCAATTCCAGACGGCGGGTGGTGCGCGCCAGCAGAATAGACCCCGTCGCCTGTTCCAGGCGCTTGATATGTCCGCTGACCGCCGAAGGCGTCAGCGCCAGCCGTTCGGCCGCCGCGGCAAAGCTCCCGCTGTTCACCACTTCAAGGAAGGTGCGCAGCAGCACTATATCCAGCAGCTGGCCTTCGGCGGCGGGTAAGATTTCCATGGCGGCTCCATTCAACGTAAAAAATCACTAATTAAACGATATTATTCGTTAATCGCGATGAATAATTCAGCCAGACTCAAGGGGACAGAGCAACCCACAGGAGACGACGCTATGCCAACTCAACATATCGCCACCACTTCCCGGCTCAATATTGCCTATCTGGAACTGAACCCGCACGGCGAACGGTCGGCAGTGCTGCTGCACGGCTGGCCGGATAGCCCGGCCTGCTGGAAGACGGTGGCGCCGATACTGGCCGACGCGGGCTACCGCGTGCTGGCCCCCGCGCTGCGCGGATTCGCGCCCACGCGCTTCAGGGACGCGGCGACGCCGCGCAGCGGGCAGCTGTCGGCGCTGGGCCGCGACCTGCTGGAGTTTATCGACGTGCTGGGGCTGACGCGTCCGCTGCTGGTCGGCCATGACTGGGGCGCGCGGGCCGCCGCCAACGCCTGCGGTCTGCGCGACGGCATCGCTTCGCATCTGGTGATGCTGTCCGTCGGCTACGGCACCAACGATCCGAATCAGACGATCGGCCTTCAGCAAGCGCGCAACTACTGGTATCACTGGCTGATGGCCACCCCGCGCGGCGCGCGCGTGGTGCGGGAGGAGCGCGAAGCCTTTGCGCGCCAGATGTGGGATACCTGGGCGCCGGCGGGCTGGTACGCAGACGCCGACTTCGACGAGGCCGCGCAGGCGTTTCAGGGCGACGACTGGGCCGAGGTCGTGCTGCATTCGTATCGCCACCGCTGGGGTTTTATCGCCGGCGATCGGGCCTATGATCAGGACGAGGCCCGCCTGAATCCGGCGCCCGTGCTGTCGGTGCCGACCCTGGTGCTGCACGGCGGGGCCGATACCTGCAACCATCCCGATAGCTCGCTCGGCCGCGAGCATTTTTTTCAGGGCAGATACCAGCGGCAGGTACTGGAAGGGATCGGACACTTTCCGCAGCGGGAAGCCCCGCAGCAGGTCGGCCGGGCTATCCTGCAATTTTGTCAGGTGGGGTAAGGCGCGCCCGGCCTCTCAGTAAGCGTGCAGCAGCGCGTGACGAAACGACAGGATATGGGCTTCCACCGCGGCCTGCGCGGCGGCGGCGTCCTGCTGCGCCAGGGCGTCTATCACGGCGCGATGCTCCTCCACCACCTCCTGGCGGTGTTCTTCCCTGGATAGCGTGCTGGCCCAAAAGCGCTGCGAACGGGCGTGCAGCACGCTGAGGATATCGCTCAGCGTGCTGTTGCCGGCGATCTGCGCCAGCGTCTGATGAAATTGATGATCCAGCGTCATCATCAATATCCGGTCGCGGGCCTGGCTGGCCGCGGCAATCTGCTGATTCAGATCGCGCAGTTCGGCGATATGCGCCTGCGTCACGCGCTGGCAGGCCAGCCGTATGCACAGCCGTTCATTGGTGAGGCGCACGTCGATCAGCTCCAGCGCATCGTTAATGGACAGCGGAGATACCATAACGCCCTTACGCGGGATCACCTGGAGTAAGCCCTCGTTCGCCAGACGATGGATAGCCTGATTGACCGGCGTCCGGCCCATATCCAGGTCATTCATCACCTGCGCGGTATTCAAATACTCTCCGGGCTTGTAATTCAAGGTCACCAGCGACTGTTTAAATCGCCGGTAGGCCAGTTCGTTCTGCGACAGTCCGCTCTCCTCCACCGTCGACAATACCTGACGCCGCTCCTCAACGCTCTTCACCCATAGCTCCTGCAACAAAAAAGTCTTTAGACACATAGTACACAAAACATGGCACGAAAATCGCTTAATACCGTAATGAAAGTCGTGTGAAATTTCACAATAATTTTAGTCGGAGCGGGGATTTTATGAAACTGGTCTTTAATTTAGCGCAGAAAAGCGGCGCGGCGGCGCTGGAGGTTGATATCGATCGTCTGGTGATCGCCGGCTGGACCGGGCGCGATCGTCAGGCGGTTTTGCACCATATTCGGGAACTGGAAGCGATCGGCGTGCCTCAGCCTAGTGCAATTCCTCTGTTCTATCGCGTGGCGGCGAATCAGCTCACGCAATCCCCGGTGGTTGAAGTGATCGGCGACGCCAGTTCCGGCGAGGCCGAACCGTTAATCTTTTCCCACGGAGGCGAACTCTATGTTTCGCTGGCGTCGGATCATACCGATCGGCGGCTGGAAGCGCACAGCGTCGCGCTGTCGAAACAGCTGTGCGTCAAGCCGGTGGCGCGGGACGCCTGGCCGCTGCGCGAAGTCATCGAGCACTGGGACAGCCTGATTCTGCGCTCGTGGATCAAGGAGGACGGCGACTTCCGTCTCTATCAGGAGGGCACGCTGGCCGGCCTGCAACCGCCGATGACGCTGCTGCAACGCTATCTGGCGACGGACGCGCCCATCGCGGCGCAGGCTGACGGTCTGGCCATGACCTGCGGCACCATGGCGGCGATTGGCGGCATACGTCCGGCGGCGGAATTCCGCATGGCGCTGGTGGACGAACGTCTGGGCCGCACCCTGAGCCACAGCTATCGCAGCATTGAACTGCCGGTGGTGGCGTGATGGAAAAACTCACTTTACGACAGGCCGCCGCCGGGCTGGCGACGGGCGCGTTCACCAGCGTTGAGCTGACCGAGTCCGCGCTGGCGCGCATCGCCGACCCGCGGGGCGAAGGGGCGCGCGCCTTTACCAGGGTATACGCAGACGCGGCCGGACAACAGGCGCAGGCGGCCGACCGGCGGCGCGCGGCGGGCCGACCGCTCTCGGCGTTGGACGGCGTGCCGGTCTCCATCAAAGACCTGTTCGACGTCGCCGGCGAACCGACCGCCGCCGGCTCCCGCGTGCTGGCGGCGGCTCCGCCCGCCGCAAGCCACGCCGCCGTGGTGGCGCGCCTCTTGCAGGCCGGCGTCGTGGTGGTGGGCAAGACCAATATGACCGAATTCGCCTATTCCGGCCTGGGGATCAATCCGCACTACGGCACGCCGGCCAATCCGTGGGATCGCGACGCGCGGCGGATTCCGGGCGGCTCGTCTTCCGGCGCCGCGGTGGCGGTGGCGGACGGCATGTGTTTCGGCGCGGTCGGCAGCGATACCGGCGGCTCGGTGCGCATTCCGGCGGCATTCTGCGGACTGACAGGCTATAAGCCCACCGCCCGCCGTATTGATGACGCGGGGCTGCTGCCGCTATCGCCGTCACTGGACTCCATCGGCGTTATCGCGCACGGCGTCGCCGACTGTATCGCGCTGGACGGGCTAATCGCCGCGCAACCGCTGACGCCGCAGGCAAGACCGTTGGCGCAGGCGCGCTTTGGCGTGCCGCAAACGCTGGTGCTGGACGGACTGGACGACGCGGTCGCCGCGGCCTTCGATCTGACTCTGCGGCGTCTGGCGCAGGCGGGAGCGCGCATTGAAGCCGTGCCCTGCGCGGCGTTCGCCGAACTGGCCGCCATCAACGCCGCCGGCGGCTTCACCGCGCTGGAGTCATGGCGCTGGCATCAGTCATTGATCGCCGGCCATGCGGACGAGTACGACCCGCGGGTGCTGTCGCGTATTCGTCGCGGCGCCGCGCTGGGAGAAAGCGATCGGCTGCTGCTGGCGCAGCAGCGCGCCGACTGGCAGCGGCGGGTGAGCGCCGAAGTTCAGGACTACGATGCGCTGCTGATGCCCACCGTCCCCTTTATCGCCCCGACCATCGCCGAACTGGAGACGGATGACGACGCCTATTTCCGCATCAACGGCGCGGCGCTGCGCAATCCTTCGGTAATCAATTTCCTGGACGGCTGCGCCCTTTCGCTGCCGTGTCAGCCGCCGGGCGATGCCCCGGTCGGGCTGATGGCGGCGGGATTGCCGCTGCATGACGACGCGCTGCTGGGGTGGGCGCTGTCGATTGAGCGTTGCCTTGCCGACGCCTAATTTTCCGGCGGCATCGCCGTCTTATTTGAGTTAACAGGAGAATATCCATGGCTATTTCCCCTTCCCCCAATGGAATGCTGCTGGTCGCCACCGATGTCGCCGCGCAGGATGAGGCGGATTTCAATCGATGGTACGATCGCGAGCATGTGGAAGAACGAGTACGCATCCCCGGTTTCCTCAGCGGCACGCGCTATCAGGCGTCGCAGGGCGGCCGCAAATATCTTGGCCTGTATAAAACCCTTTCCCTGGAGTGCTTTACCTCGTCGGCCTATCAGGCCGCCTTTACCCGTCAGACCGCCTGGTCGGAAACCAATCTGCGCCGCATGCGCGATCCGATGCGCCGGGTCTGCGCGGTGCAAGCCGTGACCGGACAGGGCACCGGCAGCCAGCTCAGCATACTGGCGCTTGAACCGGCGCCGGATAGCGCGCTGATCGATAGCGTTCTGCGTCTGGGGGAAACGCTGTCGGCCGAAGCGGGATTTGTCGCCAGCAGCCTGCTGTTGCCGGACGCCGCGCTGAGCACGCCGCTGCCCAACGAGTCCCGCGATTCACGCCCCATGCTGCCGCTGCTGTTGGTGGAAAGCAGCGGCCCCGCCGCCGCCGCGCATCTGAGCGCCCTGGCGAGCCGCGCGTTGAACCTATCTGCCGATAACTTTCTGCACTACGCCTTCAATTGGCAACTTACCGCACAGGAGCTGAAATGATGAATACCGCTACCACCGAAACGGCGCCAGGGGCGTCGCCGCAGGAACAGACCGCCGCAACGCCGAATACCGGTAAGCTGGCCGCGGCCAGCTCCATCGGCACCGCGCTGGAATGGTATGACTTTACCGTTTACAACATTATGGCGGCGCTGATTTTCAATCATGTGTTTTTCCCGTCGTTCGACCCGCTGGTGGGCACCATTCTGGCGTTTTCCACCTATGCCGTCGGCTATGTTTCGCGGCCGATCGGCGGCATCGTCTTCGGCCACCTGGGCGACGTGCTGGGACGGCGTTTTGTGCTGGTCGCCACGCTGATCATCATGGGGGTGACCACGGCGCTGATGGGGATACTGCCCGGCTACGCAACCTGGGGGGTCTGGAGCCCGCTACTGCTGGTCACGCTGCGCTTTGTGCAGGGCATCGCGCTCGGGGGAGAATGGGCCGGCGCCGTGCTGCTGTCGATGGAGCACGGCAAGCCGCATCAGCGCGGGCGCAACGCTTCGTTCGCCCAGGTCGGGCCGTCCTGCGGCACGCTGATCGGCACCGGTTTTATTACGCTGGTTACGTTGTCGATGTCGGCGGACAGTTTCCAACTGTGGGGCTGGCGCATTCCCTTTCTGCTAAGCCTGGTGCTGGTCGTCTTCGGCCTGTGGCTGCGCCGCGGCGTCGGCGAGACGCCCGCCTTTCTCAAACTGGAAAAAAACAAGGATATTACCCAGGCGCCGATCCGCGAGGTGTTCAGCCGGCATCTGCGCTCGCTGCTGATCGCCGGCGGGGCGCGCATCGGTTCCGACGTGCTGTACGCGCTGGTGGTGGTCTTTACCCTGACCTACGTGACGACGGTGCTGCACCTGCCGCGGCCGCTGGCGCTGACGGCCACCATGCTGGGAGCCTGCGGCAACGCCATCGCCGTGCCGCTGTTCGGTATGCTTTCCGACCGCTTCGGACGTCGCCCGGTATATATGGGCGGCGCGCTGGCGGCGGTGATCTGGGCGTTTGTCTTCTTCGTACTGCTGGACAGCGCGCAGCCGGTGCAGATCTGCATCGCGGTGGTGGTCGGGTTGCTGATTCATGCGGCGATGTACGGGCCTCAGGCGGCGTTCGTCACCGAGCAGTTTCCCACCCACGTACGCTACGCGGGGTCGTCGCTGGCCTATACACTGGCGGGGATCGTCGGGGGCGGTTTTGCGCCATTGATCATCACGTCGCTATTCAGCGCTTACGGCGGCACGCTGGCGATCTCCCTGTATGTGTCGCTGGCGCTGTTTATCACCCTCTGGGCGGTATGGGCCGCCAGAGAAACGGCGCATAAGCCGCTTTAAAAGCGGGATCCGATCTGTTGCAGGGCTACAAAAGGCGCTACAACAGACCGGCAGGGGGCCGTTCAAACCACTCTTACGCTGAAAACGGAGTTGAGTAGTGGAACGGCCCTCCCTATCGTTACCTCAACCTTATTACTCGTCACCGCGGTTAACCGGAAAATCGCCCTTTATATCCCCGCCCTGAATGAAGGAAAAGATTTTACCATACGCTTGATAATGATAATTAATATTAAAAAAGATAGCTGATACACTGAACGGACAAAAAACCATCTTTCCTGAGGGAGAAGAACGATGTCCACACCAAACGAAGCCCCCAAGACGACGTACCGCCCGGCGCCTCCGCGGTTGGTACAGGTTAAAGAAATTAACGACATTACGCCCGGTCTGCGCTCTATTACCTTCAGCGGTGAAAATCTGCATGACTACCCGCCGGACTGCGAAGGCTGGCATCTGAAAATTCTGTTGCCCCGCGAAGGAGAGCAGAAGCCCGCATTACCCACCCTCACCCCGCAGGGACCGCAGTGGCGGGAGAATGAGGTGCCGCCGTTTATCAGAACCTACTCGGTACGCGCTATCCGGCTGGCGCAACGCGAACTTGATATTGAATTTGCCATGCACGACGGCGCCGAGGGGCCGGCGTTGAATTTTGCCCGGCGGGCGCGCCCCGGCGACTGGATAGGCATCTCCAATCCCGGCGGCCCCGATCCGATGCTGCCGGAAGCGAAGCACTATTTTATGGCCGGCGATCCCACTTCGCTGCCGGCGATCGCCGCCCTGTTGGAGAAAATGGCGCCCGAGGCGCAGGGTAAAGTGGTTATTCGCGTGGATAACGCCGGCGATACGCTGGATCTGCGCAAACCGGCGGGCGTGGAGGTCGTCTGGCTGACGGGGGATATCTCCCTGACGGACAGGCTGGTGGATATCTTTACCTCCTGGCCGTTACCCGCTCAGGACGTCACTTTCTGGATTGCCGGCGAAGACCGGATGATCAAAGCGCTGCGCCGTTATATCCGCCGGGAAAAGGGGTACGACCGCCAGCGGATCTACGCCATTCCCTACTGGCGCCACGGCTATGATGAAGAGCGTTATCACGATCTGCGGCATGAAATTATGGATAGTCAGGAGTAAGCCCCCAAAGGGCCGAGGGGTCCCCCACAAATCTGGGAAAGGGATGTCTGTAAGCGCAGTGAGGGTTTCGTGCGCACTAACCTCAGTCGATTTCTGCGACCGTCGAAGCACGCGCCCGACATGGGGCGGTTCAGGCGCCGCCGCCCCATGGCCCCGGGCTTTTCGCGAAATGATGAACCCCGTTGGGGTTCACCCTACGGGCCAACGCAAGCGTTGTTCCATTTTGCGTTGCAAAATGGTGTCGTCGCTACGCGATGCCTTCGGCGTTCGTGACCGCTGGTCGGGCCGCCATTGACGCGGAATACTCGTCCCATCCATGGGACTCGCCCTAACGGGCCAGCACAAGTGCTGTTCAAAAACGCTCCCGGCGTTTTTGTCCGGCGCGGCACTGGCTTTCGCGGCGTCCCTGCCGCTCACCCGGCGGTCACGCCCACCTCAGCGCGATTTTTTACGCGAAGGAAAACCTTTAAAACCCCTACCCCGCCCACCGCCTATACCAGGTTATCCTTACCTTCGGCCAGCAATAGCCGCCAGCCGTTAAGGGTGGGATTTTTCATCAGCGAGACGAAATCGACCTCGTACCCTTCACTGCGCCAGTGGGCGATCAACGACATAATGCGCACCGAATCCAGACCGTATTCGAGCAGGTTTTCATCATCGCCGATATCCTCGCCGTCAGCGTCGAGCATCGGCAACAGCAGCTCGCGCAGGCGCGCTTTGTCCCAGCCCGGCGTCATGGCGTCCGGCGCCGCAACCAGACTCGCGGGATTCTCCGCCTCCGGCGGCGGTAGCAGCGACGCCAGCGGCAACTGAGCCGCCCGCTTTTCCGCCAGGCGGGCAAACACCCTGGTAAGGGTGGCGGCGATCAGATCGACCCTTGCGGCGTCATAGTGTTGTGAGCGGTAGCTCATCAGCACGCGTATCGACGTCTCGCCGGCGATAATCTCTTCCATCACCTCGAACTGCAGGCCCAGCAGCGATTCGCTCTTTTGCGGATCCACCTGTCTGAAAGAGACGCGGCTCCCGTCATGCAAGGTAAAGCAGCCGTTCAGTTTGTTCTTGGCGTGCAACTGGATAAATACTTCGAATATATGCCGGCCGTCCGGGCTATCCCCGTCCGGCAGCGCTTCTTCAACCAGGTCGATGGGAACGTCGGTGTAAGGCATTGAGTGGTTAATATTGTTCTTCACCTGTTCGATAAGCGCGGCCAGCGTCATCCCCGCGCTGAAACGCAGGCGGTGCGCCACCACCGTGGTGAAATAGCCGATGGTGTCGAAGAAGCGGGCATCGTTGCGTCCGGACGCCGAGGTGCCGATAACCAGGTCGTCCGGCGCGCCCAGAGCATGAAGCGCGGCCGCAATACCGGCATAGGCGACGTTGAACAACGACGCGCCCTGTTCGCGGGCCAGCCGGTACAGACCGTCCGCCACCGCTCGTTCCATCTTCAGCTCCACCCATCCTCCGGCGCTGGAGGGTGGCGCGCCGCCGTTTTCCGCCGTCGCGGCGGCCTCAAACAGCGGCTTGCCGCGCTTTACGCCGCGCAGACTCTCGACCCAATAGTCGAGGTGCGCCTGATTGAGGCCCGCCTTATGCTGTTCTATGGCGAACTTATGGAACGGCGCCGGCCGGTTATGCCATACCGGCGAGCGGTTCGCCGCCCGGCAGGGATAGGCATAGGCCAGTTCGTCCATCAGCAGATTGACGGACCACTCATCCAGCACGATGTGATGAAACAGCAGGGAGAGGATCTGCTGCCCGCTTTCGTCATCGCGCATAAACCTGACGCGCAGCGGCAGTTCCGCCGCCAGGTTGAAGCGGTGTCCGGCTTCCTGCGCCAGCGCCGCGCGCCAGTCGTGCGCCGCGCATTGGTGCGAATATCCGAACCACTGATAATGGGGCAGATCGCCGAGCGCAACGATACGCTGCCGCACCCCGCCCTGCTCCTCGCCAAACAGCGTTCGCAGGCCGCTATGCCGTTCCAGCACGTCAAGCAGCGCCTGCCGGAACGCCGTCTCATCGACCGGGTCGAGAAAACGCAGGGCGAAGGGAATATTGAAGATGTCGCCGAATTCAAAGGCGGCGTAGGCTTTCCACAGCGATTCCTGCGCCAGAGACAGCGGCGCGATCGCTGCGTCGCCGTGCGCCGTTGGCGCCGCGGAGGACGCGGCGCTAAGTCCGTCGCCGCGCCGCGCCAGGGCGGCCAGCCCCCGGGCGGTGGGATGGCTGAACAGATCGTTGATATGGATTTCGATATCGCGCCCGCTGAGCAGCCGACCGATCACCCGCGTGGCGATCAGCGAATGGCCGCCAAAATCGAAAAAATCATCATCAAGGCTCATTTGCGGAGACGCCAGCGCCTCACGAAATTCGGCGAGGATAAGATCGGCTATCCCGTCCTGCTGCACCCCGTCTGACCCCGGCGGTGCGGCGGGCAACGCCTCATCCTCCTGCTGGCCCCCCCCCGCCGCGGCGCCGGGCAGGTTTACGGCCGCGGGCGACGCCGCCTCCGGCCCCGCCAGCCAGGCGACAAACCGTTCGAGCAGAAAGCCGCCGATATGGGGCGAAACCCGCGGCCCGGCGATCAGCTCCAGACTCAGCGTCTCCCCCGGCCCATCGCCGACGGCCAACGCCAGATCGACGCAACAGCGCGCCGGGGGCAAAGGGATGCGCACGGCGGCGACGCCCGCCAGGCGCAGCGACGGCGAAGGGTCCAGCAGCCGGATCACCCGCACCGGAGAGTCCGGCGCGTCGGCAAGCGTTTCGCTCCGCTCCCCGTCTGACGCCAGATCCGCCTGCGCCTGCGCCACCCTCTCGCGCAGCGGCCTGCCGTTATCGCGCACCTTTACCTCGGGCAATCGCTCGTCATCCGCCGCCTGCTCCGCGCCCGCATCGGCACAGGGCAGGCCGACCGTTACCTCCTCCCCCGCGCCGGCCGCCGAAAGATAGCAGCCGAACAGTACCGCCAGCGCCGTCAAGCGGGATGGCGGCTCGCCGTCCGGCGGCATAAACGGCACCAGCCGCGCGGCGTCCAGCGTGGCGCCGTAACGCGTCGCCGCGCCGGTATGCCGGGAGCGGGATTGGCCGAAGTCGACGATCTCCCCTGCGCCGCGCGCTTCATCGCGGTACAGTCCGGGCAGATTGATACGTCCGCCCCGGTTCGCCAGCCAAATCCCCTCGGTAAGGCCGGCCTGGGCGGCGGGCCGAAGATGCGCCGGCAACGGCCGGCCGTTGTAGATGGCGCTCAGCGCGGTCAGTATCTGCGTCCACGACAGCTGTTTTCCCAGGATAGCGTGCGCCACCGCCCCCAGAATCACGCCGTGCGGCCCGCCGATAAACAACAGGAAACGCACCGGCGGCTCAAGGTGCAGTTCACAGGGCTTATCCTGCTCGCGCAGCAGGGCGGCGATGGCCTGTTCCTCGACAGCTATCGCTTCGATGGCTATCGGCTGTATCACCGGACTGACGGAAAATTTGCGCAGTTCCCCCTGCTCATCAAAACGGTATCTGACGTTGAGGCCGGGCACTACCCTCAGCACCGCTTCCAGGGCGCCGGCCAGCCGACCGGGCCGGACCGCCGGGCCAAGCCGCCAGGCCAGCGCCAACTGGTCGGGCGTATACTGATATTGCTGATGGCGCAGCCACGCCCGTTCTTCAAACGGCGTCAGCGGCTGTCCGTCGCCCGGCTTCTCATCCGCTATGGCGCCATCATCGCCGGCCGGCGTTTTGCGCGCCTTATCGTCAGCCGTGCCGTGGTCAAAATCGTCCGTCACTGCGTCCTCCTCCCGTCGCTGCGGTCACGTTAGAACGTCAGTTCGAGAGAGGCGCCGACCAACCGGTCCGGCCTGACCTCGGAGAGGTAGGCCACGCCTCTGGAACTGCCGTAGTAGGACATGACGCTGTCGTCATGATCGAACAGGTTCTGCGCGAACAGCGTGGCCCGTCCCTGTTTGAAGGCGTAGGCGAGCTGGAGATTGGTGGTCCAGTACGACGAAATCCTCCCCCGCCGGTCGTTGTCATTGTTGGAATAGTAGGAGTCCGAATAAGCGACGTTACCGCTCAGTTCGAAGCCCCGCGCGAAGCGATACCTGGCGCCCAGGTTGGCGGTATAGCCCGGCGCCCGCGCCAGCCTGTTTCCCTCCAGTTCGCTGCCGGAAAAGCTCTCGATCTTTGATTTCAGCAGCCCGACCGAGCCAAACAGATCGAACTCCCACGCCGGCGTCCAGCGGGCGCCCAGCTCGGCGCCGTAGGTCTTCACCTTGTCGGCGTTGAGGATCACCGAGGAGCCGCTCACATCGACGGGAAGCTGCATATCCTTGTAATCGTTATAGAAAATATTGGTGGTCAGTTCGACGTTACTGTCTTTTAGCTGATGGCGGCTGAATAGCTCATAGTTCCA comes from Brenneria nigrifluens DSM 30175 = ATCC 13028 and encodes:
- a CDS encoding alpha/beta fold hydrolase, with the translated sequence MPTQHIATTSRLNIAYLELNPHGERSAVLLHGWPDSPACWKTVAPILADAGYRVLAPALRGFAPTRFRDAATPRSGQLSALGRDLLEFIDVLGLTRPLLVGHDWGARAAANACGLRDGIASHLVMLSVGYGTNDPNQTIGLQQARNYWYHWLMATPRGARVVREEREAFARQMWDTWAPAGWYADADFDEAAQAFQGDDWAEVVLHSYRHRWGFIAGDRAYDQDEARLNPAPVLSVPTLVLHGGADTCNHPDSSLGREHFFQGRYQRQVLEGIGHFPQREAPQQVGRAILQFCQVG
- a CDS encoding GntR family transcriptional regulator, with product MCLKTFLLQELWVKSVEERRQVLSTVEESGLSQNELAYRRFKQSLVTLNYKPGEYLNTAQVMNDLDMGRTPVNQAIHRLANEGLLQVIPRKGVMVSPLSINDALELIDVRLTNERLCIRLACQRVTQAHIAELRDLNQQIAAASQARDRILMMTLDHQFHQTLAQIAGNSTLSDILSVLHARSQRFWASTLSREEHRQEVVEEHRAVIDALAQQDAAAAQAAVEAHILSFRHALLHAY
- a CDS encoding DUF2848 domain-containing protein codes for the protein MKLVFNLAQKSGAAALEVDIDRLVIAGWTGRDRQAVLHHIRELEAIGVPQPSAIPLFYRVAANQLTQSPVVEVIGDASSGEAEPLIFSHGGELYVSLASDHTDRRLEAHSVALSKQLCVKPVARDAWPLREVIEHWDSLILRSWIKEDGDFRLYQEGTLAGLQPPMTLLQRYLATDAPIAAQADGLAMTCGTMAAIGGIRPAAEFRMALVDERLGRTLSHSYRSIELPVVA
- a CDS encoding amidase; protein product: MEKLTLRQAAAGLATGAFTSVELTESALARIADPRGEGARAFTRVYADAAGQQAQAADRRRAAGRPLSALDGVPVSIKDLFDVAGEPTAAGSRVLAAAPPAASHAAVVARLLQAGVVVVGKTNMTEFAYSGLGINPHYGTPANPWDRDARRIPGGSSSGAAVAVADGMCFGAVGSDTGGSVRIPAAFCGLTGYKPTARRIDDAGLLPLSPSLDSIGVIAHGVADCIALDGLIAAQPLTPQARPLAQARFGVPQTLVLDGLDDAVAAAFDLTLRRLAQAGARIEAVPCAAFAELAAINAAGGFTALESWRWHQSLIAGHADEYDPRVLSRIRRGAALGESDRLLLAQQRADWQRRVSAEVQDYDALLMPTVPFIAPTIAELETDDDAYFRINGAALRNPSVINFLDGCALSLPCQPPGDAPVGLMAAGLPLHDDALLGWALSIERCLADA
- a CDS encoding DUF4286 family protein, producing MSPSPNGMLLVATDVAAQDEADFNRWYDREHVEERVRIPGFLSGTRYQASQGGRKYLGLYKTLSLECFTSSAYQAAFTRQTAWSETNLRRMRDPMRRVCAVQAVTGQGTGSQLSILALEPAPDSALIDSVLRLGETLSAEAGFVASSLLLPDAALSTPLPNESRDSRPMLPLLLVESSGPAAAAHLSALASRALNLSADNFLHYAFNWQLTAQELK
- a CDS encoding MFS transporter encodes the protein MNTATTETAPGASPQEQTAATPNTGKLAAASSIGTALEWYDFTVYNIMAALIFNHVFFPSFDPLVGTILAFSTYAVGYVSRPIGGIVFGHLGDVLGRRFVLVATLIIMGVTTALMGILPGYATWGVWSPLLLVTLRFVQGIALGGEWAGAVLLSMEHGKPHQRGRNASFAQVGPSCGTLIGTGFITLVTLSMSADSFQLWGWRIPFLLSLVLVVFGLWLRRGVGETPAFLKLEKNKDITQAPIREVFSRHLRSLLIAGGARIGSDVLYALVVVFTLTYVTTVLHLPRPLALTATMLGACGNAIAVPLFGMLSDRFGRRPVYMGGALAAVIWAFVFFVLLDSAQPVQICIAVVVGLLIHAAMYGPQAAFVTEQFPTHVRYAGSSLAYTLAGIVGGGFAPLIITSLFSAYGGTLAISLYVSLALFITLWAVWAARETAHKPL
- a CDS encoding siderophore-interacting protein, whose protein sequence is MSTPNEAPKTTYRPAPPRLVQVKEINDITPGLRSITFSGENLHDYPPDCEGWHLKILLPREGEQKPALPTLTPQGPQWRENEVPPFIRTYSVRAIRLAQRELDIEFAMHDGAEGPALNFARRARPGDWIGISNPGGPDPMLPEAKHYFMAGDPTSLPAIAALLEKMAPEAQGKVVIRVDNAGDTLDLRKPAGVEVVWLTGDISLTDRLVDIFTSWPLPAQDVTFWIAGEDRMIKALRRYIRREKGYDRQRIYAIPYWRHGYDEERYHDLRHEIMDSQE
- a CDS encoding condensation domain-containing protein codes for the protein MTDDFDHGTADDKARKTPAGDDGAIADEKPGDGQPLTPFEERAWLRHQQYQYTPDQLALAWRLGPAVRPGRLAGALEAVLRVVPGLNVRYRFDEQGELRKFSVSPVIQPIAIEAIAVEEQAIAALLREQDKPCELHLEPPVRFLLFIGGPHGVILGAVAHAILGKQLSWTQILTALSAIYNGRPLPAHLRPAAQAGLTEGIWLANRGGRINLPGLYRDEARGAGEIVDFGQSRSRHTGAATRYGATLDAARLVPFMPPDGEPPSRLTALAVLFGCYLSAAGAGEEVTVGLPCADAGAEQAADDERLPEVKVRDNGRPLRERVAQAQADLASDGERSETLADAPDSPVRVIRLLDPSPSLRLAGVAAVRIPLPPARCCVDLALAVGDGPGETLSLELIAGPRVSPHIGGFLLERFVAWLAGPEAASPAAVNLPGAAAGGGQQEDEALPAAPPGSDGVQQDGIADLILAEFREALASPQMSLDDDFFDFGGHSLIATRVIGRLLSGRDIEIHINDLFSHPTARGLAALARRGDGLSAASSAAPTAHGDAAIAPLSLAQESLWKAYAAFEFGDIFNIPFALRFLDPVDETAFRQALLDVLERHSGLRTLFGEEQGGVRQRIVALGDLPHYQWFGYSHQCAAHDWRAALAQEAGHRFNLAAELPLRVRFMRDDESGQQILSLLFHHIVLDEWSVNLLMDELAYAYPCRAANRSPVWHNRPAPFHKFAIEQHKAGLNQAHLDYWVESLRGVKRGKPLFEAAATAENGGAPPSSAGGWVELKMERAVADGLYRLAREQGASLFNVAYAGIAAALHALGAPDDLVIGTSASGRNDARFFDTIGYFTTVVAHRLRFSAGMTLAALIEQVKNNINHSMPYTDVPIDLVEEALPDGDSPDGRHIFEVFIQLHAKNKLNGCFTLHDGSRVSFRQVDPQKSESLLGLQFEVMEEIIAGETSIRVLMSYRSQHYDAARVDLIAATLTRVFARLAEKRAAQLPLASLLPPPEAENPASLVAAPDAMTPGWDKARLRELLLPMLDADGEDIGDDENLLEYGLDSVRIMSLIAHWRSEGYEVDFVSLMKNPTLNGWRLLLAEGKDNLV